The following proteins are encoded in a genomic region of Salminus brasiliensis chromosome 17, fSalBra1.hap2, whole genome shotgun sequence:
- the fam174c gene encoding protein FAM174C, whose amino-acid sequence MILRAFLSVCVLLAVALAEGPTPAVPAANTTKAAGQGAALSGSTSKTKPETKAAGNFTLTSLNLEGSMIQRALYVLIGITIIGVLYFLVRAVRLKKTTTQRKKYGLLSNYDDTVEMAQLESDEEDTTVYEARSLRR is encoded by the exons ATGATACTGCGAGCTTTCCTCTCGGTGTGTGTGCTGTTGGCCGTGGCTCTGGCAGAAGGCCCTACTCCAGCGGTGCCCGCAGCTAACACTACCAAAGCGGCCGGACAGGGAGCAGCTCTGAGCGGCAGCACCAGCAAAACCAAACCGGAGACCAAAGCCGCGGGCAACTTCACTCTGACCAGCCTGAATTTGGAAGGGTCTATGATTCAGAGGGCTTTGTACGTCCTCATCGGGATCACTATTATCGGGGTTCTTTATTTTCTAGTTCGAGCAGTCCG CTTAAAGAAAACAACTACACAGAGGAAGAAATACGGCCTTTTGTCGAACTACGACGACACAGTGGAGATGGCACAGCTGGAGAGCGACGAAGAGGACACGACTGTTTACGAAGCCAGGTCCCTCAGAAG ATGA
- the ptbp1b gene encoding polypyrimidine tract-binding protein 1b: MDGRLETELYPMGSSYAELDVVHDIAVGTKRGSDELFSCVSNGPYIMSSAANGNDSKKFKGDIRSPGIPSRVIHVRKLPSDINEAEVISLGLPFGKVTNLLMLKGKNQAFLEMNTEEAAQTMVSYYSSVTPVIRNHPIFMQYSNHKELKTDNSPNQVRAQAALQAVNAVQTGSMSIAGVDPSGMTGPSPVLRVIVENLFYPVTLDVLHQIFSKFGTVLKVITFTKNNQFQALLQFADGLTAQHAKLALDGQNIYNACCTLRISFSKLTSLNVKYNNDKSRDYTRPDLPTGDSQPAIDHHAMAAAFATPGIISAAPYAGAHAFPPAFAIQQAAGLAMPGVPGALASLAIPGAAAAAAAGRLGFHSLSGGHCVMLVSNLNPERVTPQCLFILFGVYGDVIRVKIMFNKKENALVQMSDGTQAQLAMSHLNGQKLYGRALRITLSKHTTVQLPREGHEDQGLTKDYSNSPLHRFKKPGSKNYSNIFPPSSTLHLSNIPPSVVEDDLKMLFSSSGALVKNFKFFQKDRKMALIQMGSVEEAIESLIEFHNHDLGENHHLRVSFSKSTI, from the exons ATGGACGG CCGCCTCGAGACTGAACTGTATCCTATGGGATCGAGTTACGCAGAATTAGA TGTTGTCCATGACATTGCAGTTGGTACCAAG AGAGGATCAGACGAGCTTTTCTCCTGTGTTTCCAACGGGCCGTATATCATGAGTTCAGCAG CTAATGGTAACGACAGCAAGAAGTTCAAAGGTGACATCAGAAGTCCTGGTATTCCATCCCGTGTCATACATGTACGCAAGCTTCCCAGTGATATAAATGAGGCTGAGGTCATTTCTCTAGGGCTTCCCTTTGGCAAAGTCACCAACCTGCTCATGCTTAAAGGAAAAAACCAG GCTTTCCttgagatgaacacagaagaggcAGCGCAGACTATGGTCAGCTACTACTcctcagtcacaccagtcatcAGGAATCATCCAATTTTTATGCAGTATTCCAACCACAAGGAGCTGAAAACCGATAATTCACCAAACCAAGTG AGGGCACAGGCAGCACTGCAGGCCGTAAATGCAGTCCAGACAGGGAGCATGTCCATTGCTGGTGTGGACCCCTCTGGTATGACTGGACCAAGCCCTGTCCTCAGGGTTATTGTGGAGAACCTTTTCTACCCTGTTACCCTTGATGTCCTGCACCAG ATCTTTTCCAAGTTTGGCACAGTGCTGAAAGTGATTACCTTTACCAAAAACAACCAGTTCCAAGCTCTCCTTCAGTTTGCTGATGGTCTTACTGCTCAGCATGCAAAGCTG GCCCTGGATGGACAGAACATCTACAATGCCTGCTGTACTCTGCGCATTAGCTTTTCCAAGTTAACTAGTTTGAATGTGAAGTACAACAATGACAAAAGCCGAGATTACACACGACCTGATCTGCCCACTGGAGACAGTCAGCCTGCTATTGACCACCATGCAATGGCTGCTGCATTTG CCACACCTGGAATTATTTCTGCTGCCCCATATGCTGGCGCCCATGCGTTTCCTCCCGCCTTTGCCATTCAGCAGGCAGCAG GGTTGGCCATGCCTGGTGTTCCTGGCGCCCTGGCCTCTCTGGCCATCCCTGGGgcggcagcagctgcagcagcaggcaGACTGGGCTTCCATAGCCTTTCCGGTGGTCACtgtgtcatgctggtcagcaaCCTGAACCCTGAG AGAGTTACGCCCCAATGCCTCTTTATTCTTTTCG GTGTATATGGCGATGTGATCAGGGTAAAAATCATGTTCAACAAAAAGGAGAATGCTCTGGTTCAGATGTCTGATGGCACTCAAGCACAACTAG CAATGAGCCATTTGAATGGGCAGAAGTTGTATGGGAGGGCATTGCGCATCACATTATCCAAACATACAACTGTTCAGTTGCCTCGTGAGGGACATGAGGACCAGGGGCTTACAAAGGATTACAGCAACTCTCCCCTTCATCGCTTTAAGAAGCCTGGCTCCAAGAACTACTCTAACATCTTCCCACCGTCATCAACGCTGCATCTTTCTAATATTCC TCCTTCAGTTGTTGAAGATGATCTCAAGatgctgttttccagctctggtgCCTTGGTCAAGAACTTCAAGTTCTTTCA GAAAGATCGCAAGATGGCCCTGATTCAGATGGGTTCTGTGGAAGAAGCAATCGAGTCGCTCATTGAGTTCCACAATCATGATCTTGGCGAGAACCACCATCTTAGGGTGTCTTTCTCCAAATCCACCATTTGA
- the LOC140538404 gene encoding solute carrier family 46 member 2, producing MERLLTLVEPVVILHKLGTSFFEMSLTLTVYNHSLEMADGQADQAQAASSRFFLIHSIISTIAAMLSIVPLGRVADRRGPKVFLMVSQLGSVLGMCVLLVFLFLKVPVEFLFLGSIVYGLSGGAPAYWAGVVALAALSSKQRHRTLKLNVVDLCYGIAGVLGGLLSGYVYRIGHRGVVLLGMAILFSVVSLLYSTFLLSSSMQNRDEKELLLSSAERSERTDRTAVCLLMSTMVLFMLGMIGAENVLTLYVLKPPLSWDSVWAGYGRAATDAMYLSSFLGVLALSGVLGDMALTLLGIVSNCTGMAIMAFTEKSWVYFMARGIMLFACVPMPTLRAMLSKVLDAQQYGRIFGRLQLILAVTELLSTVFFTSIYPLTLDSFSGLCFLLSCTISYLGVIPVLYLKFRQKREDYPPI from the exons ATGGAGCGACTTCTGACTTTAGTGGAGCCGGTGGTGATCCTCCATAAGCTGGGCACCTCCTTTTTTGAGATGTCGCTCACTCTGACAGTGTACAACCACTCACTGGAAATGGCGGATGGACAGGCTGACCAGGCCCAAGCGGCCTCCTCGCGCTTCTTCCTCATTCACTCCATTATTTCCACCATAGCAGCCATGCTGTCCATCGTGCCGTTGGGCCGTGTGGCGGACCGGAGGGGGCCTAAGGTGTTTCTGATGGTCTCTCAGCTGGGCTCAGTCTTGGGCATGTGTGTCCttcttgtttttctgttcttgaAGGTACCTGTGGAGTTCCTCTTCCTGGGCTCTATAGTATATGGCCTTAGTGGGGGCGCTCCAGCGTACTGGGCTGGCGTGGTGGCGCTAGCGGCTCTCAGCTCCAAGCAGAGGCACCGCACTCTAAAACTGAATGTCGTGGATCTCTGTTACGGGATCGCTG GGGTGCTGGGTGGTCTGCTGTCCGGGTATGTGTACCGGATAGGCCACAGAGGAGTGGTCCTGCTTGGAATGGCCATTTTATTCAGTGTGGTCTCGCTCCTCTACTCGACCTTTCTCCTGTCCAGCTCGATGCAAAACAGAGATGAGAAAGAGCTGCTGCTGTCCAGTGCAGAGAGAAGCGAGAGGACAGACAGAACAGCGGTCTGCCTGCTCATGTCCACCATGGTGCTGTTCATGCTGGGCATGATCGGAGCTGAGAACGTTCTGACGCTGTACGTGCTGAAGCCTCCTCTCAGCTGGGACTCGGTATGGGCAGGATACGGCAGGGCTGCCACTGATGCTATGTACTTGAGCAGCTTCTTAGGGGTCTTGGCGCTGTCTGGAGTGCTAGGGGACATGGCCCTTACTCTGCTGGGTATTGTGTCCAACTGTACTGGGATGGCAATCATGGCGTTCACAGAGAAGAGCTGGGTCTACTTCATGG CTCGAGGAATAATGTTGTTTGCCTGCGTTCCCATGCCGACACTGAGAGCAATGCTTTCCAAGGTTCTGGATGCACAGCAATACG GCCGTATTTTTGGAAGGCTGCAGTTGATTCTGGCTGTGACTGAACTCCTCTCCACAGTGTTCTTCACCTCCATTTATCCGCTCACTCTGGACTCCTTCAGCGGCCTCTGTTTTCTCCTGTCCTGCACCATCAGCTATCTCGGCGTAATCCCAGTCCT GTACTTGAAGTTCAGACAGAAGAGGGAAGACTATCCACCCATATGA
- the misp gene encoding mitotic interactor and substrate of PLK1, with amino-acid sequence MGSTPKRWVLKPLMPKLEKSDLRAMLSPGSESPQSPDISWSRGRDGDSPTFGFDNISVTRIHSSVTVSVPNGEDAKDVVVLARQVAVSEEGSTTEDGLPSDPSSPGTPSSTDSRVGFYSFVEDPTSPEAEKNEAYMVSPERQAKLSTLKEKSSFKLQTYVEERRPEKLFEESNGDSHYKVEDASAEDSDEEKPDRTEIIRSQAPKKNLVFKEQWSSLENLDLSKNPHSLVEGFSLCFSPVSTKSPQTEVEPGTIDNQQIDFNTARKQFLLMEQSKENPFRYSPQQMPQFSKPWVRSLSAEADLFTKDVSKNKSSKDESSQKIQEDKTKMTVTVYEDPDDRMQGTLIDDLDSGFGDRSAPDEILPSMSEMWNTPTVTSMSETPIEREIRIAREREEDLRRLRGIFREDTSEMVEIKTKPILSQPASHLKPIKAKETNRVSFLIQREMDRMSRNQGPHDQETPSDLDEKRKTSGSQSYQEPIRAVTVEDPWIAERPVLLEQRDVPDSQETLSPCCPHRHKDEAMIQKWPTEEFQGRTVRTSFYVNEGATESEKTHSPINSPSSPLEPVRRSKSIAARRSYWEGSGEWPRLQNTSDVIRKEIEEDLRREQELQELRETSNLTLTTDRSTPEPPTSEPIPGQNDVEQTSLNSSRENLVEVEVDAVLPERSTQKPTYNLSYSWSGDSAPTRVSLAGPSSRLPSMSIVTAQPWGSPKPVSPAVPRAAPTVLASPRPEAFSSSSHKGLTETLLEDFEERRARLKLEESSYAGIQPIDSINNEVVESTRVTRHKNTRALRWEAGVYANEEN; translated from the exons atgggcagcactcCTAAACGCTGGGTCCTGAAGCCTTTGATGCCTAAGCTAGAGAAGTCTGACCTACGGGCCATGTTGAGCCCTGGCAGCGAGTCCCCCCAGTCCCCAGACATCAGCTGGAGTCGAGGCCGGGATGGAGATTCACCCACATTTGGCTTCGATAACATATCAGTGACTCGCATCCATTCCTCTGTGACTGTGTCAGTTCCTAACGGAGAGGATGCTAAGGATGTGGTGGTTCTGGCCAGGCAGGTGGCCGTGTCTGAGGAAGGCAGCACCACTGAAGACGGGCTGCCAAGCGATCCCAGCAGCCCTGGCACTCCCAGTAGCACAGACTCCCGTGTGGGATTCTACTCCTTTGTGGAAGACCCGACAAGCCCGGAGGCAGAGAAGAATGAGGCCTATATGGTTTCACCTGAGAGACAGGCCAAACTGTCCACGCTGAAGGAGAAgagcagtttcaagctgcagacGTACGTGGAGGAGCGAAGACCTGAGAAGCTGTTTGAAGAGAGTAATGGAGATTCACATTACAAGGTGGAGGATGCCTCAGCAGAGGACAGCGACGAGGAGAAGCCAGACCGAACAGAGATCATCAGGAGTCAGGCGCCCAAAAAGAACCTTGTCTTCAAGGAACAGTGGAGTTCTTTGGAGAACTTGGATCTCAGCAAGAATCCACACAGTCTGGTTGAAGGGTTTAGTCTGTGCTTCAGCCCTGTGAGCACTAAAAGTCCCCAGACGGAAGTAGAGCCTGGCACCATTGATAACCAGCAGATTGATTTTAACACAGCACGCAAGCAATTCCTATTGATGGAGCAGTCAAAGGAAAACCCCTTTCGGTACAGCCCTCAACAGATGCCGCAGTTTTCTAAACCATGGGTTAGGTCTCTTTCAGCAGAGGCTGACCTTTTCACAAAAGACGTTAGTAAAAATAAGAGCTCCAAGGATGAGTCTAGCCAGAAGATACAAGAGGATAAGACAAAAATGACAGTGACTGTCTATGAGGATCCAGATGACAGGATGCAGGGTACTTTGATAGATGACCTAGACTCAGGATTTGGAGACAGAAGCGCACCCGATGAAATTCTGCCTTCCATGTCCGAGATGTGGAACACCCCAACAGTGACTAGCATGAGTGAAACACCCATTGAGAGGGAGATCCGAATAGCTAGGGAACGAGAAGAGGACTTGCGACGATTGCGAGGAATATTTCGTGAAGATACATCAGAGATGGTGGAGATTAAGACTAAACCCATTCTGTCCCAGCCAGCATCACATTTAAAGCCCATCAAAGCCAAAGAGACCAATAGGGTGAGTTTTCTTATTCAACGAGAGATGGACAGGATGAGTCGGAATCAGGGACCTCATGACCAGGAGACTCCTAGCGATCTAGACGAGAAGAGGAAAACGTCTGGGTCTCAATCGTACCAAGAACCCATTAGAGCTGTTACCGTGGAAGACCCTTGGATTGCAGAGAGACCTGTACTTCTAGAACAGAGGGATGTGCCAGACTCACAGGAGACCCTCTCGCCTTGTTGCCCCCATCGACACAAAGATGAGGCAATGATCCAGAAGTGGCCCACTGAGGAATTTCAAGGCAGAACTGTCAGAACAAGTTTTTACGTTAATGAGGGAGCGACCGAGTCAGAGAAAACACATTCCCCTATAAATTCTCCGTCCTCACCACTCGAACCTGTAAGAAGGAGCAAATCCATAGCAGCTAGGAGATCCTACTGGGAGGGCTCAGGCGAGTGGCCCAGATTGCAAAATACCTCTGATGTAATCCGCAAGGAAATCGAAGAGGATCTCAGGCGAGAGCAGGAGCTTCAAGAACTACGAGAAACCAGCAACCTGACCCTCACAACAGACAGAAGCACCCCCGAGCCCCCAACCTCAGAGCCCATCCCTGGACAAAACGATGTCGAGCAGACTTCACTAAACAGTTCACGGGAGAActtggtggaggtggaggtggatgctGTGCTACCAGAAAGATCTACACAGAAGCCCACTTACAATCTCTCCTATTCCTGGAGTGGGGATTCTGCCCCTACCCGCGTGTCATTGGCAG GCCCTAGTTCCAGACTTCCTTCCATGTCCATTGTGACAGCCCAACCTTGGGGCAGCCCAAAACCAGTGTCCCCTGCAGTTCCAAGGGCAGCTCCGACTGTCCTGGCGAGCCCGCGGCCTGAGGCCTTCTCCAGCTCTTCCCACAAGGGCCTGACTGAGACGCTGCTGGAGGACTTCGAGGAAAGACGGGCCAGACTGAAGCTTGAGGAGAGCTCT TATGCTGGGATACAGCCAATTGATTCCATCAACAATGAG GTTGTAGAATCGACTCGCGTAACACGGCACAAAAACACCAGGGCCCTGCGCTGGGAGGCTGGCGTGTACGCCAATGAAGAGAACTGA